Proteins encoded in a region of the Methanobrevibacter millerae genome:
- a CDS encoding NUDIX domain-containing protein encodes MGDMWGLTARGICEYDGKILLLKVRSRSSHDAEKWEIPGGKVKKGEFFDQALKREFIEETGLEINIESLYNVIQNDYTACKTNEKVKSIQLIMKVSSTTDHVEISEEHDEYKWFTREELGELIDGEMLSKAAMNSFKKVELGGNL; translated from the coding sequence ATGGGTGACATGTGGGGATTAACTGCAAGAGGAATCTGTGAATATGATGGTAAAATTTTGCTTTTAAAGGTACGCTCCCGTTCAAGTCATGATGCGGAAAAATGGGAAATCCCTGGTGGTAAAGTTAAAAAAGGAGAATTTTTTGATCAGGCTCTTAAAAGAGAGTTCATTGAAGAGACGGGCCTTGAAATCAACATTGAATCATTGTATAATGTAATTCAAAATGACTATACTGCATGCAAGACCAATGAAAAGGTAAAATCAATTCAGCTAATAATGAAAGTGTCATCAACAACAGATCATGTTGAAATAAGTGAAGAGCATGATGAGTATAAATGGTTTACTCGTGAGGAACTCGGGGAACTGATTGATGGTGAAATGCTTTCAAAAGCTGCAATGAACTCATTTAAAAAAGTAGAATTGGGAGGAAATCTATGA